The Parabacteroides sp. FAFU027 DNA window GCTCCCTTTTTTAGATCTATAACGCTTTGTGCGTATCTTTGCCACGAATCGTAGTTCGACGAAGGCAATCCACGAATAAGAAAGTATCTTTTCTTTTTCGGTTTTGAAAAAGCATTTGTGGTATTCGGTCTTTATTTATTCATGATTTCAGCAAGCTAGCCTCTCTAAATTAATTTGAGTCCACTCCGAAAACGAAGTTTTTCGGAGATTCGCGAAATTTCAGTTTTCAGATTGTTAATCTTCAGCGTAGTATAAATGTGATATTCGTGGATTCGTGGCAAAAATAACTTTTCGGAGCAAACTCAATTTGTGAATCGAAGATCAACGAAGTTAATTCGTGGCTTACAATTTTGATTTATGTCTTGTTTTTCGGAATAATTACACGAAACTTAGGAAAATACTTTTCCTAAGTGATAAAGTAAGCCACACCACCCATAACAGAGCTCACTTTTTCATACCTGACCGTTCTATCCCGTTTCTTTATATAAAAAAAGAAAATCCGGCAAAGTATCCCGGAGCAAAATATTGTTTTAACAAAAAACTCTCTCTAATTTTAGCCTCGATTTTGACTGAATAAAGAAACAACCATTACACCATTACTTTATGAAAAGATTTAGATTAGGCAGAAATGCAGTTATTGCAGCCACCCTGCTCCTATCCAATATCGCCGTTTCAGGTTATTGCGACGAAAAACACAATTTCGACAACACTAAAAATCTGGACGTTTTCTATAGTATCTATAAACAGCTTGACCTGTTTTATGTGGATTCTATCAAGCCGGAGAAAGTGATCCGCACAGGCATCAACGCCATGCTGGGGAGCCTTGACCCATACACCAACTACATCCCCGAGGATGAAATGGAGGACTTTAAATTCATCACAACCGGGGAATATGGCGGCATCGGCTCAATCATTGGTTCACGCAATGGCAATATCATCATCTCTGAGCCTTATGAAAATATGCCTGCTGCCAAAGCCGGATTGAAAGCCGGAGATGTTGTTCTGGAGATTGATGGGAAAAGCGTAAAAGGTAAAGCCATCAACGAAGTTAGCGAATGGTTAAAAGGCCAACCCAACACCATCATCAAAATTAAATACCAAAGAGACGAAAATAAACCGAAAGAAGTAACAGTTACCCGTTCTAAAATTACGGTCAGCTCTGTCCCCTATTACACCGTGGTCGGAAATAATACCGGCTACATTCTCATCAGCAGTTTTACCGACAAAACCGGAGAAGAGTTTAAAAGCGCATTTCTGGATTTGAAAAACAATAAAAAAATTACTTCTCTCATCATTGACCTGCGCGGCAATGGCGGTGGCATCATGGAGGAAGCTATCAAAGTGATTAACTACTTTGTACCGAAAGGAGTGGAGGTTGTTTCCACAAAAGGCAAAGTAAAACAATGGGATCGCGTCTATAAAACACCCGCCGAACCATTGGACACCCAAATTCCTATAGCCGTAATGGTCAACCGTGGTTCGGCCTCCGCATCAGAGATTGTATCCGGAGCACTTCAGGACCTGGATCGTGCCGTGATTATTGGCAGTCGCACATTCGGCAAGGGTCTGGTGCAAACGACACGTCCGATCAGCTATAATGGAAGCATAAAGGTAACAACCGCTAAATACTACACCCCAAGCGGACGATGTGTGCAGGCGATTGATTACAGCAACCGGAATCCCGATGGCAGTGTAGGTAAAACCCCGGATAGCCTCACCACGGTTTTCTATACAAAAAACAGACGCCCGGTTCGTGACGGTGGCGGTATCACCCCCGATGTGACGACCGAGGAGGTTCAAATACCGAACATTGTGTACTACCTCGAAAGCGATTACCTGTTGTTTGACTACGCAACGCAATACGTTAGAAAACACGATAAAATTGATATCGCAGGCAAATTTGCTCTAACGGATGCTGACTTCAACGATTTTAAGGCCTTTGTAAAGTCTAAAAACTTCACCTACGATCGTCAAAGTGATAAAGCATTGAAAGAATTGAAAGAGGTAGCTAAATTTGAAGGATATTACGAAAGTGCCGAACCGGAATTCAAGGCTCTGGAAGCAAAGCTCACTCACGATTTGGATAAATCTTTGAATAAATTCTCAACTGATATCCGCAATATGCTGGAAATCGAGATTGCCAAACGTTACTATTTCCAGAAGGGTGAAATCGCCCAGACACTGAAAAACGACAAGGAGATCAAGAAGACCCTGGAAGTGATCAACAATGCACAAAAGACTTCCGAACTGCTTAAAGCGACTGCTTCGAAATAGAGCTCAAACTCATAAAAAAATTAGGCGACTGCGCAAATATAGCGTAGTCGCCTTGTTTTTTTAACCACAGATGAAATCAAAATATCAAATCTATGTAGTTGATTTTCCGAATAAAAGCATTACCTTTGCAGCACTTTTTGAGAATTACAATATAATGTCTAACTCACTAGTAAACCAAAAATCAATTAATTATTTATGTCTGAACAATTTAAAAATGTAGCTCCTGTTGAGAACTTCGACTGGGATGCGTTCGAAAAAGGTGAAGTTTTTGGCGAAAAAAGCCACGACGAATTGGTTAACACTTACGACCAGTCTTTAAACACAGTTAAAGACAAAGAGGTAATCGAAGGTACAGTTATTTCATTGAACAAACGCGAAGTAGTTGTAAACATCGGTTACAAATCAGACGGTATCATTTCTATGAATGAATTCCGTTACAATCCTGAATTAGCTGTAGGTGACACTGTAGAAGTTTACATCGAAAGCCAGGAAGACAAAAAAGGACAATTGATCCTTTCTCACAAAAAAGCTCGTGCTACCCGCTCTTGGGATCGTGTTAACGAAGCTTTGGAAAAAGACGAAATTATAAAAGGTTTCGTGAAATGCCGCACTAAAGGTGGTATGATCGTTGACGTATTTGGTATCGAGGCGTTCTTGCCAGGTTCTCAAATTGACGTTAAACCTATCCGTGACTACGATGTATTCGTTGGTAAAACAATGGAATTCAAAGTGGTTAAAATCAATCAGGAATTCAAAAACGTTGTTGTTTCTCACAAAGCTCTTATCGAAGCAGAAATCGAACAACAGAAAAAAGATATCATCTCTAAACTTGAAAAAGGTCAGGTACTTGAGGGAACCGTTAAAAACATCACTTCTTACGGTGTATTCATCGACTTGGGTGGCGTTGACGGCTTGATCCACATCACTGACCTTTCTTGGGGACGTGTTTCACATCCTGAAGAAGTTGTTGCATTGGATCAAAAACTTAACGTTGTTATCCTTGACTTCGACGATGAGAAAAAACGTATTGCTCTCGGCTTGAAACAATTGACTCCTCACCCATGGGATGCTTTGAGCGCAGAACTGAAAGTTGGCGACAAAGTTAAAGGTAAAGTTGTTGTTATGGCTGATTACGGTGCATTCATCGAAATCGCTGCTGGCGTAGAAGGTTTGATCCACGTTTCAGAAATGAGCTGGTCACAACACCTGCGTAGCGCTCAGGACTTCCTGAACGTAGGCGACGAAGTTGAAGCTGTTATCCTGACTTTGGACCGCGAAGAGCGTAAAATGTCTTTGGGTATCAAACAGTTGAAACAAGATCCATGGGAAGCTATCGAATCTAAATATGCAGTAGGTTCTAAACACACTGCTAAAGTTCGTAACTTCACTAACTTCGGTGTATTCGTAGAAATCGAAGAAGGTGTTGACGGTTTGATCCACATCTCTGACCTTTCTTGGACTAAAAAAGTAAAACACCCATCTGAATTCACTCAAATCGGTGCTGAAATCGAAGTACAAGTATTGGAAATCGACAAAGAAAACCGTCGTTTGAGCCTGGGTCACAAACAATTGGAAGAAAACCCATGGGATGTTTTCGAAACAATCTTCACTGTTGACTCAGTTCACGAAGGAACTATCATCGAATCTTTG harbors:
- a CDS encoding S41 family peptidase gives rise to the protein MKRFRLGRNAVIAATLLLSNIAVSGYCDEKHNFDNTKNLDVFYSIYKQLDLFYVDSIKPEKVIRTGINAMLGSLDPYTNYIPEDEMEDFKFITTGEYGGIGSIIGSRNGNIIISEPYENMPAAKAGLKAGDVVLEIDGKSVKGKAINEVSEWLKGQPNTIIKIKYQRDENKPKEVTVTRSKITVSSVPYYTVVGNNTGYILISSFTDKTGEEFKSAFLDLKNNKKITSLIIDLRGNGGGIMEEAIKVINYFVPKGVEVVSTKGKVKQWDRVYKTPAEPLDTQIPIAVMVNRGSASASEIVSGALQDLDRAVIIGSRTFGKGLVQTTRPISYNGSIKVTTAKYYTPSGRCVQAIDYSNRNPDGSVGKTPDSLTTVFYTKNRRPVRDGGGITPDVTTEEVQIPNIVYYLESDYLLFDYATQYVRKHDKIDIAGKFALTDADFNDFKAFVKSKNFTYDRQSDKALKELKEVAKFEGYYESAEPEFKALEAKLTHDLDKSLNKFSTDIRNMLEIEIAKRYYFQKGEIAQTLKNDKEIKKTLEVINNAQKTSELLKATASK
- the rpsA gene encoding 30S ribosomal protein S1, giving the protein MSEQFKNVAPVENFDWDAFEKGEVFGEKSHDELVNTYDQSLNTVKDKEVIEGTVISLNKREVVVNIGYKSDGIISMNEFRYNPELAVGDTVEVYIESQEDKKGQLILSHKKARATRSWDRVNEALEKDEIIKGFVKCRTKGGMIVDVFGIEAFLPGSQIDVKPIRDYDVFVGKTMEFKVVKINQEFKNVVVSHKALIEAEIEQQKKDIISKLEKGQVLEGTVKNITSYGVFIDLGGVDGLIHITDLSWGRVSHPEEVVALDQKLNVVILDFDDEKKRIALGLKQLTPHPWDALSAELKVGDKVKGKVVVMADYGAFIEIAAGVEGLIHVSEMSWSQHLRSAQDFLNVGDEVEAVILTLDREERKMSLGIKQLKQDPWEAIESKYAVGSKHTAKVRNFTNFGVFVEIEEGVDGLIHISDLSWTKKVKHPSEFTQIGAEIEVQVLEIDKENRRLSLGHKQLEENPWDVFETIFTVDSVHEGTIIESLDKGAVIALPYGVEGFATPKHLVKEDGTQAQVEEKLEFKVIEFNKEAKRIILSHSRIFEDAQKAENKEAAKEKKAAKKSSKKEDVAPTQTLEKTTLGDIEELAALKDKLAGK